From the Cucumis sativus cultivar 9930 chromosome 5, Cucumber_9930_V3, whole genome shotgun sequence genome, the window aaagcttaagctagtgggtgaaggtaaatttaattatatatcactaaatTCGTAATTCACAAACAGTAAAGTAAAGATACCATAAATTCCGTCTAATTTACAAACATCTAAACATACAAAGAAAATCACCTCACTGGCTGGTCCCCAAAGGAAATGGCTACAGATTCGGAAGCATCCCCATTAGGCTTGTTCACAGAGATCCAAGATGCCGTAGATTCTCCATCTATTTCCTGACCAGGCAAGCTTTTGATCTTTGCAATCACTCTCACTTTTCGCCCCTCTTTGAAACCCTTGAGAGCTCTTGAAGATGAATCCATGGAAATTAGGGTTCCGACGCTTGAAATTGAGGAAGACAGTGAATAGAGATGGgaaatgaagagagaaaaaaagcgcgagagagagagaaagagagagagataagaaTTGAATTTGTGAGTGTTTGGGtgtattttagaaattataattcGGTGAAGAAATGAAGTAGCCGTTAggtatttcaaaatttgatttttcggCGCTCGCATGGTGCTGTCACGCTCCTTCGAGCGGGCAATGCAAATGGGCCTTGCTCGGCCCAATGAAACgtcttttcaattttggagattctttagaaaaaaaaaaaatactataacTTAAAAAGGgaactaaataaatttgatgttaatttattgaatatagtgtgggatatttttttaattttcaaaaatctgATAAAGCTTGGAATTTGAACAATAAATCTATCGATCACTtagtaaaaattatatgtCCGTTTGACATATGGTGAAACTATTTGAAATAGAAggttaaaaatgttgtttctaaaaactaaaattttgaaatacacAAATCAAAACTATTTCTAAACGAATATATCTAATTTGAACTTAACGAATACGAAAACATAAGACGTAATTCAAAATAGGGTTTTCTTGTTCATTGTGCAAACAAAATCTTCACTTATAGaacaagttcaaaattttcttcccccattgattttctttccttccaaGCAAacaataacaagaaaaataaaataaaataaaaacattctTATCTCGAACTCTtgctataaaagaaaattagttctctaatttttatttctctttctcttctcagGATGAATATTTGagaattgaatttaatttggttgCTGCTGATTTtacatattcatatataatctcttgaggaaatgaagaaattaaagattaTTTCATGTCTCAAAAAGTTCCTTTCATGCTCAGGTaatttctaattatatatatatatatatatataaacattttctcTATAGAGTGTGagaatatattatatgttgttgcattattattatttaagtaaattgcaaaaactaaaatagaatgATTATCGTAATTATATCCTCAAAATTGATTCATCAAACTaataccaaaattaaaatttgctcaataataataattttcgtACAAGAAATTGGAACtctaaaatgtatatatacaattatatattgttactatttatgtaattattgaatttttttttgttggaatgCTATGAAATCGATTATCTAATGTTTCTAAAGTGTGAGATTTCATCGAATTTGTATTTGACAaagtttgtattatttttcgACTCGAGGTGTGTACTATATAAAATACCTAACCCAAAAGTAGGCGACAACACTACTCTGTAATTTAAAGGGTATTCTCtctgaaaataaattgttagtATAAATCATGCAAATTATCTTTGTTGTGTCgattttgtattgttttttgttttctttatctGTCAATTTCTTAACACATTTATTTGAATAGACGGTGGGCAACACGTTATAAATTATCCAGTAGACACAGATGTAGGGGAGGAGTATGCGAATGCGTTTCGCACCGAATCATACATCGACTTTTGGACGCGTGTTGTTGCCTTAAACAATGGAGACAATCTCACAGCCCAAGTTTCATTAGAGTCCACAACTGCAACTCGCCTCTCATCTTATAGACTTTTTGTTGAACATTTACTTGACCCACCTCAGCCCACCATTAAAACAATTCTAACTGCACATCTTGGACCCAATTCTTGCTCCCTTCTCTTAGATCATTACTTCTCTCACACAGCCAATGCTTCTCTCTTATGTAGTCGTATACTAAAACAAATTGTTCACTTACGTCTCAAACTCCATTCTTtagatcaaaacaaacaagaatTTAATCACGACGACTCTCATTTCAAACAACTCTTGGTTCGTTTGTTTGAATTCTCCAACGATAGTACTCCCAACTCATTTGTACCATATTGTATGGAACAagttcaaataattcaaaatggATGTTCCAAATTGCTAAAGCGCCTCGAGTATAGTCGTGATAAGACTCGAGACAAGCTCAAGAGAGTTAGATACTTTCAACATAGTTCAGCTGGATTTTTGGTGGCTATAACTGCATCATTTACGGTAATAGTCGTGACTCATGGAATTGCTTTGTTTGTCGCTGCACCTGGCTTCCTTGTGGGTGCCATAAAGTTGGCTAAAAAGTCAAGAAAGCTAGCAAAGGAAGTTGCCCAACTTAACGTTGCTGCCAAAGGGACATACACTTTGAATAGGGATTTTGATACAATTGGTAGGCTTGTGGCTCGGTTGAGTCATGAACTCGAGCATATGAAGGTGATGGCAAAGTTTTGGCTTGACAAAGGGGGAGATAAACGTTGGGCCATTGATGAACTGGCACGCCAATTAAATCAAAGTCATGAGAACTTCAACCAACAATTGGATGAGCTTGAGGAGCATTtgtatttgtgttttatgACCATAAATCGAGCTAGAAATCTTGTAGTAAaagagattttaaatttgagtaagCCTATAAAGATTTCGTATCTATaatcatgaaaaataataaagaagaagactcgacaaaaaaattgaaattatttttgtttcctttattCTAAACCtatttttgtgtaaaaaatcaaaatttattctcaaaatatacttgaatttactttttagttaaaaaagtAACGTGAATTCTCCAAATtctcaataaatttataaatttttaaaaaagaaaaaaagttaatatatttacccaataaaactcaaataaatTCTCTACCTatgttataataaattaagtttttcacTAGTCCAATGATACATCgataaagtaaaattacagcaagaaatttatatcaaAGTATTAAATTTTCTCTCACGTATAAAACCATCGACTATATTATCGCAAATTACTTCcaataatttctaaaacatttcaaatacaaacttaaCAAAACACAAgccattttaaaattgaaaccaaaatcaaaGGGTAACTTGAACTTAAATGGGATTTaggaaataattaataatataaagggTAGCATACCATTAGGCATTAGCTAAAATTCGTGGAAGAGAATGGAAGATTAAGTTGAGAATCTGATAAAGAAAGTACAATACACCTGGCAAGTTTTGATTGGAGAGAAGAGAACCAATGAAAAGTAAGAGAATAAACATGAAGAGAAAAGCATGGTAGGGCCGGCGCACGTGTGAAGGTTCGGGTGGCATTTGGGGGTTATTTGGAAAGACCCCACCAAGGAAGCCCTAAGGTCCTCACCTTAagcatataataaaaattcttgtaccctaatttaaatcatatcataTTTCTCTTCTACTCTACTCTATCACATCAAATTAACACTTTCATCTCTTTACAAACTCAATTATACtccatttaaaacaaatacaaaaattcactcaagttttattatatatatatatatatatatatatatatatatatattaaaaattaataaaggtTCTCGTGCGAGAATTGTATATAAATACCttatttacaatattaaaatatagaagGAATGGTTTGATACTCTTTtgacaataatttaaatttgagatattttcatatatgaaccaacatatttataaaatataacaaaatatcatagtttatatacataaatcaaaatagattACTATtttgtgtgtatatgtatcaatgatagacacAGATAATAGTCTATCGTGGTATATCATAAATagattgttatatttgtaaatattttaagaaaaatttgatataaaattgagaaatttttatttgtattatttttatttatttttcaattgtattattttatttttagtatattattctttgaggttttcattaaatttaaaagatggtTGGATGCAGTTTAGTGATCTCTTAATGTTAGTTtatagtgattttttttttttggcaattTTGTAgcatttaattacattttaaactttagtatttttcaatttagtcaTTATTTAGCTattgtgttttaaaattttaatgatttaattcctataatgaaaaatattatgggTACGATTTTTTACATTTCTAAAAGTatcaaatgattttataaaatataaacgtTAAATTGTTAcgtaataaaaattgatatttacttttgataaaatatttttaaaatagatattaAGGTgctacaattttaaaaatatgaaaattatatattattacataTTAAAGGTTGGAAATCTAATAGGTACAAAATTGAGAATTATATGTTGTCTACACTTTTACcgaactaaaatttaattagaaaccAATATAACATATTTCATACAAACCCGACGGCGGATACCAATTAGAATAATACACTATTTCAAAACGATCTCAACgtgaaattatacaaaaacgtaaaaatgactataTCTGATATATTTCTAAACGTTCTTATAGATTTTcatacaaaacaaacatacaattattgaaaatatgtcCAAAGCAATTGCATGCACGTAAAAAGATTCCAACTATATATGGATTCCTGAAAAACGAACCATATCTAATCATCATACCATTTCAAGAACTTTTAGAGTATACTTGAGCTAACTGATATACATCAACCTGACTCTTTCCCTTGCTTTCCAAGGTTGATTCTTACTTCATCCTCAATACTGTAGGTCGTGTTTATGTTGTTTAACATGTGAGAATATAGACTTGATCGATATTGTGGATAACTATGTCTTTCTCTTAGTATCAAAATTTGGAGACATGACAGAGACATATTCATTCTCTTACctagattattattttttctttttactttcttttttatggtgTGACTCGAATAGATTCTTTAGAGTTCAAACATGATATTTTCGATACAAAAGTTCatatttgattgatatatatttttgttgacgTTAAATTTACCAAAAGTATAAAACTTTAAgggatattttaaaatcacacaactaatataattattatatatcattcCTCTTAACATAAAACAAGTTCATAGTAAAATAGTAAGAGACTATTACCGACCAATATTCGGTTGATAACTATAACTAGTTTAAGgattaattaatatagtatcaaaaacattttaaacaatcaatttaattataatccattttttgaattatttgctACCAAGTGTGTCCATgaatatagaccaataatagtaTGTTAGTCTTTCAAGTATTTGTAACTCCAACTAtgtcaaattattattttacccCTAGGTTACTTCTAGTCTTTAAAcaccagtgctcctctaatgaacaacctatttatggtccaaccactaaacaaaaacccctctcgtgccatagagagggtagagTTCTTTGTTCAAGTTCTAGAGACAGTATTTAAGGGAATACttatctacttaccctaaagtcgaaaagaagtgaatttcatcttgtgtgaCTATGTTTCCAGCTCCTTATTCGGTCTTGTCCCAACTCTGTTTTcactaatattttgtttttaattttcctaCTAAACAAACTCTTAACTTCTAAAGACacactaaaaattaaaataatatacgtCTTAAACACatacatattatcataacctACATAATAAAACAGTTTGTACGTACCCtaaatatatactattataAGTCACATATTACAAAACCAACTTAAATAGGATGAAAACATTCACCTTTAAACCCACTTTCATGCTCACTTCTaaccattaaaaaagaaattaagatgTTTAAGTTAACTAAACTAACTTAAAGTGAGTTTCCTTGACACAActttttattacttatttATGTTAGAGGGGGAGATGGCTAAAGCCCAAATATGGGCTCAAAGCATGCAAGCCTTAATGGAAGAGTCCATGCCCTTCTCTTAGTTTAATAACCAAATAGACAAAAGAAGTGggtttgttaatttatttatttattattcttttaaaatttggaataattaaaattcttCTAATTCTACTCTCTCACTTtccaatattaaaacaatgttAAAGGGAAGAGATTattcttttcctaattttagaaaataaagatgCTCACATGAGTTATGATCAAGTGAAAAGTGGTGGTAAGTAAATCTCTTTCCAACTTATTCTAAAAGAGTATTCATGCAAAGTCTTTTTAGTCAAAACTATATCTCTTATTTTCATTGCCCATAAATGCTTTAGTTCTAAAAAAAGAGTTGTTTTGTATGATTCTCACACTTCCAACTTGCTCAAGTTGTTAGTTTATTCACttaaaaagagaataagaCCTTCTCAAGTAAATCTCCATCCCTTCTCTTCTCACTGCTTCTTAGCTACGTTGCTTTCTTTTGAAGTTTATCCCTTAATATAATTCGATCCTTAAAGAATCGTCTAAATTGACTAGAGAAaaaacgtttttaaaaatgatgatcatatgcatatattatttaatataaaataaaacaaacttttgttGTCATCCACttctatctttctttctttttaaaataacttattttcaaaattaactaCTCgtcaaatttagaaatttcGAACATTAAATATaggaaaaatggaagaacTTAAAATGAGTTTGAAAGAGTTCCAAGAGCTCTAATTGCTATTCATAAATGGCAatggaaaaatgttaaaaaaggACATCCTATACTATTAAATCAGAagaattaatgataaaattagaaGGGAAATCTAAGTTGCCATCAACATCTTTGTTCTAATAATGAGTGAATGTATAGATACTTAATGTAGAAAGTAATTTGAATGATTTGTATAGGGTGTTCATTGCTTCGACAATAACATCCTTTAAACACTCTTTAGCAAGCTATTCGTCGTCGAGTTTCATCGTAAATAAATTACGACATATTAATGTTAATTTGTAGACTACGTATTTTCTTAAGAGAGATATCAAATTCGTTGAGTATAgtttaataaacataaaatatatatattcaattaagAAATGTGAGAGACTCGAAACTCAAATTTACCAAAAACGATTCTCTCCCtgaaattgtaattaaaacaatcttttacttttaattagtacattaattaactaaataacatcaacatttttgtttccacttttaactaatttatagTAGTTAAATCCTTAATCAACCATCGTACTTTTAGTCAATCACTTTGAAATGGACGTAAAtttatcatacattttaagaCCGTTATTTCTGGCACATAGCtttatggtttctttttctcttttggaaATAATAAGAGGAGATTAGTATATAACTTTAGACGGTTGAGTATGAGGTTGAATCTGATGcttgaatatttattaaactctttgaattaaaaatggattaagcctctctatttttttaattgagatTCTCGTTGAggatattctttttttgtgggaatgttaatattttatatctttgtCGCAATAGAACGGAACTGTTCATACTTTCTCAGTTTCCACATTTTGAAAGAAGGTTTTTCCTCTCATTGTTGATGAGGAGCATCCAAActaaattgattgaattattacttgctttgtttattatttgtgtAAAAGGATAGTTAcgaagaaataaaatgtagaaaaGAACTTGTGAGGAAGaagtttgaattaattttcacTCAAACAATTCTCTCTTAAACCCTAATAAATGTATTGCTTTTTGTTCTAAGTGGTTTAACTCATTCTCTTAttggtagtttttttttaatcttttgtcctcgagaaaaaataattggtccaaaatgtcaataaaaaaaatttaatcacAGTGTGAATTGGTCTAATGGTAAAAAGAAGACATAATCTcgataaaataactaaaaagtGAAGAGAGTAATGTTaacaaaaatgatgaaatatcACTAAAATTCATTAGATTTCAATGGTAAGTAGAAGAAATGGTTCTTCACTAtccacaaaaataatatatatattttagacaatgttttgaaaatgttatgtcatctttttcaaataGTAATCATTTTGCTAAATacattaaaaggaaaataaaaatataataataataataataattattattattaaaaaaaaaaatcaaatttcagaCATTTTCATGTCTCTTTGCTTAGACATACTCTCTGTCTGTCCCCTCTTCTCTCCTAATTTCTTTAATCtgttctttctctctctctctatctctctctctctgtacCGATCTCTGCCAATCCCagaattcaaaaaacaaaattggtaCAAGTTCATGTTaatcccctttttttttctgtttcttattCGATAATTTGGACTCCAATTTCGAGGgtttttgatttttcataCTCACTCTTCAATTTGATTGATTCCCTTTGGTTCTTCATCTGATTTGGGAGAAATTACGAAGTGGGTTCTGCGGGATCTGTGTTTTCGAACTTCTTTTCGTTGAGTAAGTTTCTtgtgatatataaatatatatgtttatatatatattttctctaataCATGTACACACATCTGTATCAGTTGATAATTACTCAGTTGTTTAAGCTTAGTTAGTGATTATTTATTTCGAGTTGAGTGTTTTTCTTCCTTGAAAATTTAGTAGATCTGCATTTTTAAGTagtttttgtgtgttttgaGGTCGAAACTCGTTGATGGGTTCCGAGAATATGGGGGAATGGAACGGAAAATGGATAAGAGTGTGCTCGGTTTGTTATTCTGTAACTGTTGGAAGCTGGGTGAATGCTTGCGTTTAGGTTCAAGGGGGTGGGAGTGATGAATTGAATTATCAAAATTGGTTGCGTTGTTGAGATATCTCGATTTTAACTGGGTACAGTGTAGTTTTTTTGGGAGTGGACATGCTAATTAAATTGGGGATTTAGATTGatgtgttttgaaatttgggaaTTATAGAAGGCAGACTCTTAACGATTCCGATTCTTTTATAGCATGTATGTAAACCAGGAACAaagttttcaagttttacGATTTGGGGCTTTGAAAGGTCAGCTGGGAAATTAAAGTCATGACTATGTGAATGACCTGGTCATCCACTGGGTTCAAGTGTTGGGCTTAAGCCATATTCCACCAAGCTTAAACAGAGCTAACTAggtttttctataaaaaaaataaaaaaacagttGACTGTGGCTTAGAACAAATGCTGCCACAGCTATCTGGTAtaggttttttgttttttgatgATAGAGCTTAGAATAGATATCCAAACCTCCCATCGTGCTATGGTCTGGTCATATCCATCTTTTCTGCAATTGTATATACGAACAACTGTGCTTGCTTGTTACTAAGGAtgctaattttattttatgactttatctaaattgtattttaatcaTCTTAACTCATTTGATCAATTTAAAGTCAACCATTCTCCGCTGCCCTGCTTGTTTATCTTTGTTAGTATGCAGCTTATACTTTCTGCATAACGTGCTACTTGGATACTTATCTTTTAACTTCCCTTTTACTCCTCGTTAAGATCATTGTATGGTTTTTAATATTAGCTGTTTAGAAGTTAGTAACCGAACGACATGATGGTATTAACATTGTGGAGATGGGTTTCCTTTAGGAAATATTATGTGCTGATTCTGTATTCtttaaagtaaaagaaatatgcCTTCATGGTGGGGGAAGTCATCATCAAAAGAAGTAAAGAAAAGCAAGGAAAGTTTAATCGACACGTTGCAGAGAAAACTTAGAACTACCGATGGTAAAACAAACAGCAAATCAGGAGAGTCTCCAAGACATTGTAATGACACAATTTCTGAGCAGGGATCTCGATCTCCTATTCTTTCAAGATCAGTTTCCCCTTCCAAACAAGTTTTAAGATGTCAAAGCTTTTCTGAAAGGCCGCAAGCACAACCTCTTCCACTTCCTGGTGTGCAGCCACCAATTGTAGGTCGGACAGACTCTGGGATTAGTATTTCACCAAAACCAAGATCTGAAAGGGGCTCCAAGCCAACATCATTTCTACCACTTCCAAGACCAGCATGCATCCGTGGGCGGCCAAACCATGCAGATTTAGATGCAGATGTTGGTGTTGGCTCAGTGTCCAGTGAGAGCTCAACTGATAGCACAGATCTATTGGATTCACGCCATCGTAGTCCTCGGGCAACTGACTATGATCTTGGGACTAAAACTGCTGCAAGCAGTCCTTCCAGGTGAGATGAATATGATCTATAATAGTCTCTTGCACTCTGAAGGTTATGTATAGGCTATTTGTTATGACTTATGGAAGTTCTCAGAATTTATAATGCCCATGCCTGACCtgtttgtttcaaatatatttcCTGTTGTAGTGTCATTCTCAAGGATCAGTCTTCTACTGTCACCCAACCAAGTTTGCAAAAGGCCAGAAAACCGGCTAATATCTCATTGAGCAACCACATTTTCTCAACATCACCCAAGCGCAGACCTTTAAGCAGTCATGTTCCAAATCTGCAAGTTCCATATCATGGGAATGTATGCATTGCTCCTGATAGTTCAATGTCAAGTCCTTCTAGGAGTCCCATAAGGGCATTTAGCTCCGAGCAAGTTATTAATAATGCTGTCAGTACTGGAAAATTCTATATGGATGTCACATTTCCTGGGTCAGGCCATTGTTCCAGTCCTGGTTCTGGTTACAATTCTGGACATAATTCTATGGGTGGGGATTTGTCAGGGCAGTTATTTTTGCAACAAAGCCGGGGTAGCCCTGAATATTCTCCAGTACCCAGTCCCAGAATGACCAGCCCTGGCCCAAGCTCCAGAGTCCATAGTGGTGCAGTGACCCCAATTCATCCTAGGGCGGGAGGTATACCAACTGATTCACAGACAAGCTGGCCTGATGAGAAGCAAACTCACCGCCTGCCTCTACCTCCCGTTGCAATTTCCAACGCTCCTTTTTCTCATTCCAATTCAGCTGCAACTTCTCCCTCTGTTCCAAGAAGTCCTGGAAGGGCTGATAATCCGGCAAGCCCGGGCTCCCGTTGGAAAAAGGGGAAGCTCTTGGGTAGGGGCACTTTTGGACATGTGTATGTTGGTTTTAACAGGTACATTTCCCTACACAGACTTTTGACTTTTGGCCCTTGCATGTCACTTACTACagccatttttctttatttaaaaagtcaaattgGTTATTGCTGCTTAGAACTTTGCAGGCtgtgtttattgttttttccaGTCATATTTCATTTACAATTACCGTTGATTTACTGGTTGTATTGCAGAAATTAGTACTTGTACTTGAATTATAACTGTTGCTGCTGCATATCTCctgatttttataattttttgacTGGTTTAGTGAAAGTGGTGAAATGTGTGCAATGAAGGAAGTTACATTATTTTCTGATGATGCGAAGTCCAAGGAGAGTGCCAAGCAATTAATGCAAGTATGTTACTGAATCCTGATTAATGGGAATTAATCCTTATGATTTCTGTGGTCTGCCTCCTTTCTTTTCTGCCTTAAATAAGTACTTAGTATTAAAACAATTCTGTGTTGTCCAGGAAATTACCTTGTTGAGTCGTTTACGACATCCAAATATTGTGCAGTATTATGGATCTGAAACGGTTAGTAGTATGCAGTTCTATTCTATTGGTTTGTGTGCAgctttttgaaatttacataaaattttgtgattgatcTTTGCATCTTTGATATTGCCCATCATCAAAACAACATGTAATTAgcattaattttataatattttctgaaaatttagttatttttctatgtttttctACTTTCCGATTGAGAAAAATTCAACCGACTTCTACGGACTTCAACTTGTATAATTATTGTGCTTCCTACTTAGCAATAGATATTCCATACAGGTTGGGGACAGGTTTTACATTTACCTTGAATATGTATCTGGTGGCTCTATTTACAAGCTTCTCCAGGAATATGGACAGCTTGGAGATTCAGCACTTCGTAG encodes:
- the LOC101222716 gene encoding mitogen-activated protein kinase kinase kinase YODA, yielding MPSWWGKSSSKEVKKSKESLIDTLQRKLRTTDGKTNSKSGESPRHCNDTISEQGSRSPILSRSVSPSKQVLRCQSFSERPQAQPLPLPGVQPPIVGRTDSGISISPKPRSERGSKPTSFLPLPRPACIRGRPNHADLDADVGVGSVSSESSTDSTDLLDSRHRSPRATDYDLGTKTAASSPSSVILKDQSSTVTQPSLQKARKPANISLSNHIFSTSPKRRPLSSHVPNLQVPYHGNVCIAPDSSMSSPSRSPIRAFSSEQVINNAVSTGKFYMDVTFPGSGHCSSPGSGYNSGHNSMGGDLSGQLFLQQSRGSPEYSPVPSPRMTSPGPSSRVHSGAVTPIHPRAGGIPTDSQTSWPDEKQTHRLPLPPVAISNAPFSHSNSAATSPSVPRSPGRADNPASPGSRWKKGKLLGRGTFGHVYVGFNSESGEMCAMKEVTLFSDDAKSKESAKQLMQEITLLSRLRHPNIVQYYGSETVGDRFYIYLEYVSGGSIYKLLQEYGQLGDSALRSYTQQILSGLAYLHAKSTVHRDIKGANILVDPTGRVKLADFGMAKHITGQSCPLSFKGSPYWMAPEVIKNSNGCNLAVDIWSLGCTVLEMATTKPPWSQYEGVAAMFKIGNSKELPEIPDYLSHDGKDFVRQCLQRNPAHRPTAAQLLEHPFVKHAAPLERLILGSEHSDPTPGITNGVRTLGIEQGRNPSFLDSDRSAAHSSRLPTAAFHSSEIHIPRNLSCPVSPIGSPLVHSRSPQHPSGRMSPSPISSPRNMSGASTPLTGGSGAIPHQHLKQSLYLQEGFGNLPKPSMAPYSNGPSFHDTNPDIFQGIQPGSHIFSELVHHETDFLGKQFGKPAWELYDGQAVLADRVSRQLLSDHITTPSLDLSPSSLLTNRK
- the LOC101218384 gene encoding UPF0496 protein At3g49070 gives rise to the protein MKKLKIISCLKKFLSCSDGGQHVINYPVDTDVGEEYANAFRTESYIDFWTRVVALNNGDNLTAQVSLESTTATRLSSYRLFVEHLLDPPQPTIKTILTAHLGPNSCSLLLDHYFSHTANASLLCSRILKQIVHLRLKLHSLDQNKQEFNHDDSHFKQLLVRLFEFSNDSTPNSFVPYCMEQVQIIQNGCSKLLKRLEYSRDKTRDKLKRVRYFQHSSAGFLVAITASFTVIVVTHGIALFVAAPGFLVGAIKLAKKSRKLAKEVAQLNVAAKGTYTLNRDFDTIGRLVARLSHELEHMKVMAKFWLDKGGDKRWAIDELARQLNQSHENFNQQLDELEEHLYLCFMTINRARNLVVKEILNLSKPIKISYL